A genomic segment from uncultured Alistipes sp. encodes:
- a CDS encoding ATP-binding protein, producing MVRIKTKEATSAWIGLLAAVIVAGLLVAIHAQEYPVRWIPAVIVVLCTFSVVTSVALFLIRKYVSYKLKPIYSIVLSRDVHTKEIFSELKDKKVEDIGEELTAWADTNDKEIARLKEAEQFRKQYLGNVAHELKTPIFNVQGYISTLLDGGLEDELINRKYLERAEKSIDRLINIVNDLDTISKLESSMNKLDMEKFDVVALAKEIADQAEMEADKKGIRISVKGAENLPSPFWVLADKHYIGQVFVNLIINSIRYGKEGGQTRIRFRDMLDKILVEVEDNGLGIGKEDLPRVFERFYRTDKGRSREQGGTGLGLAIVKHIVEAHGERITVRSEPGVGSTFSFTLKKVNLQDIK from the coding sequence ATGGTACGCATCAAAACCAAGGAGGCCACGTCGGCCTGGATCGGGTTGCTGGCGGCCGTTATCGTTGCCGGACTCCTCGTCGCAATCCATGCCCAGGAGTATCCGGTTCGCTGGATTCCGGCTGTCATCGTCGTGCTCTGCACCTTCTCGGTCGTGACGTCCGTTGCGCTGTTCCTCATCCGCAAGTACGTCTCCTACAAGCTCAAGCCGATCTATTCGATCGTCCTTTCGCGCGACGTGCACACGAAGGAGATCTTCTCCGAACTCAAGGACAAGAAGGTCGAGGATATTGGCGAGGAACTTACCGCCTGGGCCGATACCAACGACAAGGAGATCGCCCGGCTGAAAGAGGCCGAGCAGTTCCGCAAACAGTACCTCGGCAATGTGGCCCATGAACTGAAAACCCCGATCTTCAACGTCCAGGGCTATATCTCCACGCTGCTGGACGGCGGACTGGAGGACGAACTCATCAACCGCAAATACCTCGAACGCGCCGAAAAGAGCATCGACCGCCTGATCAACATCGTCAACGACCTCGATACCATCTCGAAACTGGAGAGCAGCATGAACAAGCTCGACATGGAGAAATTCGACGTCGTGGCGCTGGCCAAGGAGATCGCCGACCAGGCCGAGATGGAGGCCGACAAGAAGGGTATCAGGATTTCGGTCAAGGGGGCCGAAAATCTCCCTTCGCCGTTCTGGGTTCTGGCCGACAAGCACTATATCGGACAGGTGTTCGTCAACCTGATCATCAATTCGATCCGTTACGGCAAGGAGGGCGGGCAGACCCGTATCCGCTTCCGAGACATGCTGGACAAGATTCTCGTCGAGGTCGAGGACAACGGTCTCGGAATCGGCAAGGAGGACCTGCCGCGCGTCTTCGAGCGCTTCTACCGCACGGACAAGGGCCGCTCGCGCGAGCAGGGCGGAACGGGACTCGGACTGGCCATTGTCAAGCACATCGTCGAGGCCCACGGCGAACGCATTACCGTCCGCAGCGAGCCGGGTGTCGGCAGCACCTTCTCCTTTACGCTCAAAAAGGTCAACCTCCAGGACATCAAATAG
- a CDS encoding NigD-like N-terminal domain-containing protein, producing MKKIGLFLLAALTVVGFSACNDDDGDYPTSNPLITTVCPLDGGDYYFQRDNGDKLYPSDKTRVPGYRPEDDGTKQRAIIWFSLLDETVPGYRYNIALYAVEEIYTGTSEIVEDAAQLEELGDAKTGYTLGTFNLSREWLTFYANYAMHDYSCHTFTLVLDKTGTTEFENTDENYLNVVVLHDDGGDSRGYDSGSYVSFDLTPLATELDGKKGINLLLPTRDNGNKELKLDLPQEE from the coding sequence ATGAAAAAAATCGGTTTATTCCTCCTCGCGGCACTGACGGTTGTCGGATTCAGTGCCTGCAACGACGACGACGGCGACTATCCGACCAGCAATCCCCTCATCACGACGGTCTGCCCGCTCGACGGAGGCGACTACTACTTCCAGCGCGACAACGGCGACAAGCTCTACCCGAGCGACAAGACGCGGGTGCCGGGCTACCGGCCCGAGGACGACGGCACGAAACAGCGGGCAATCATCTGGTTCTCGCTGCTCGACGAAACGGTCCCGGGCTACCGATATAATATTGCGCTCTACGCCGTGGAGGAGATCTACACGGGGACGTCGGAGATCGTGGAGGATGCCGCGCAGCTCGAAGAGCTGGGCGATGCAAAGACGGGCTATACGCTGGGGACGTTCAACCTCTCGCGCGAGTGGCTGACCTTCTACGCGAACTACGCCATGCACGACTATTCGTGCCACACGTTCACGCTGGTACTGGACAAGACCGGCACGACGGAGTTCGAGAATACCGACGAGAATTACCTCAACGTGGTGGTGCTGCATGACGACGGCGGCGACTCCCGGGGCTATGACTCGGGCTCGTACGTATCGTTCGACCTGACGCCGCTGGCCACGGAGCTCGATGGCAAGAAGGGCATCAACCTGCTGCTCCCGACGCGCGACAACGGCAACAAGGAGCTGAAACTCGATCTGCCGCAGGAGGAGTAG
- a CDS encoding sigma-70 family RNA polymerase sigma factor yields MQTEEQILAEGCQKGENTARKELYDRFAGRLLAICMRYVGDRETAEDLVHDAFIKIFGAFDRFSYRGPGSLRAWIERITVNVALEWLRNRNRLGTLELDEGRAAAEIAEPEPGEVARIPQEVLMRFVAELPDGYRTVFNLYCIEERSHKEIAELLGINEKSSSSQLFRARTLLARRIKDYLKSQR; encoded by the coding sequence ATGCAGACGGAGGAACAGATACTGGCCGAAGGGTGCCAGAAGGGCGAAAATACGGCCCGTAAAGAGCTGTATGATCGCTTTGCCGGACGGCTGTTGGCGATCTGTATGCGCTATGTCGGTGACCGCGAGACGGCCGAAGACCTCGTGCATGACGCCTTCATCAAGATTTTCGGCGCCTTCGACCGCTTCTCCTACCGGGGCCCCGGGTCGCTCCGGGCCTGGATCGAGCGGATTACGGTCAATGTCGCCCTGGAGTGGCTCCGGAACCGGAACCGCCTCGGAACCCTCGAACTCGACGAGGGCCGCGCCGCCGCCGAAATCGCCGAACCCGAACCGGGTGAGGTGGCGCGCATCCCGCAGGAGGTGTTGATGCGTTTCGTCGCCGAACTCCCCGACGGTTACCGGACCGTCTTCAACCTCTACTGTATCGAAGAGCGGTCCCATAAGGAGATCGCCGAACTGTTGGGTATCAACGAGAAGAGTTCCTCGTCGCAACTCTTCCGCGCGCGGACCCTGCTGGCCCGCCGGATCAAGGACTATTTGAAGTCGCAGAGATGA
- the uvrB gene encoding excinuclease ABC subunit UvrB — protein MDFKLVSDYAPMGDQPEAISQLVGSIRHGSKHNVLLGVTGSGKTFTVANVIAQLNRPTLVLSHNKTLAAQLYGEFRNFFPENAVEYFVSYYDYYQPEAYLPSTDTYIEKDLSINAEIEKMRLQTVATLLSGRRDVVVVSSVSCLYGAGNPADFHATAIHIEVGQVVSYKHFLYKLVEALYTRTERELEPATFRVNGDTVDIMAAFGEFGNQCFRVMFFDNEIEAIQSIDPVTGQRIQTLDALTLYPTNLFVTTKERINSAVQQIYLDLGKQVEFFEQSGRMVEAQRIKQRVEYDLEMIKELGYCPGIENYSRYFDGRAAGTRPFCLLDYFPKDYLMVVDESHVTLPQVHAMFGGDRARKENLVEYGFRLPAAKDNRPLTFAEFEQLQGTSIYVSATPADWELMKSEGVIAEQLIRPTGLVDPPLEVRVTLNQIDDLIEEIDKRVKNDDKVLVTTITKRMAEELSKYFDRVGVRNRYIHSDVDTLERIQILEDLRNGLFDVLVGVNLLREGLDLPEVALVAILDADKEGFLRNVRSLTQIAGRAARHSQGNVILYADTCTESMRYAIEQSNRRREKQVRFNMEHEMLPRRAQKSGSGPSALLAGREAAECGIPTAYPVMEEHYATAADVQKGYTACTLTAGLGENLDELIDRARENMERAAKSLDFLAAAKFRDRMYELQKLREENQR, from the coding sequence ATGGACTTCAAACTCGTATCGGACTACGCCCCGATGGGCGACCAGCCGGAGGCCATCTCCCAGCTCGTCGGCTCGATCCGCCACGGCTCGAAGCACAACGTGCTGCTGGGTGTCACGGGCTCGGGCAAGACCTTCACGGTAGCCAACGTCATCGCACAACTGAACCGCCCGACCCTGGTCCTGAGCCACAACAAGACCCTTGCGGCACAGCTCTACGGCGAATTCCGGAACTTCTTCCCGGAAAATGCCGTCGAGTACTTCGTCTCCTACTACGACTACTACCAGCCGGAGGCCTACCTCCCTTCGACGGACACCTATATCGAAAAGGACCTCTCGATCAACGCCGAGATCGAGAAGATGCGCCTGCAGACCGTGGCGACGCTCCTCTCGGGGCGGCGCGACGTAGTGGTCGTGTCGAGTGTCTCGTGCCTCTACGGCGCGGGCAACCCGGCGGATTTCCACGCCACGGCGATCCACATCGAGGTGGGACAGGTCGTCAGCTACAAGCACTTCCTCTACAAACTGGTCGAGGCACTCTACACCCGCACGGAACGCGAGCTGGAACCGGCGACGTTCCGCGTCAACGGCGACACGGTGGACATCATGGCGGCCTTCGGCGAGTTCGGGAACCAGTGTTTCCGGGTGATGTTCTTCGACAACGAGATCGAGGCGATCCAGTCGATCGATCCCGTGACGGGTCAGCGTATCCAGACGCTCGACGCACTGACGCTCTACCCCACGAACCTCTTCGTGACGACCAAGGAGCGCATCAATTCGGCCGTGCAGCAGATCTACCTCGACCTGGGCAAGCAGGTGGAGTTCTTCGAGCAGTCGGGACGGATGGTCGAGGCGCAGCGCATCAAGCAGCGCGTGGAGTACGACCTGGAGATGATCAAGGAGCTGGGCTACTGCCCGGGGATCGAGAACTACTCGCGCTATTTCGACGGACGCGCCGCCGGAACGCGGCCCTTCTGCCTGCTGGACTACTTCCCGAAGGATTACCTGATGGTCGTGGACGAGAGCCACGTGACGCTGCCGCAGGTCCACGCGATGTTCGGCGGCGACCGTGCCCGGAAGGAGAACCTCGTGGAGTACGGTTTCCGGCTCCCGGCGGCGAAGGACAACCGTCCGCTGACCTTCGCGGAGTTCGAGCAGCTGCAGGGTACCTCGATCTACGTAAGCGCGACGCCCGCCGACTGGGAACTGATGAAGAGCGAAGGGGTGATTGCCGAGCAGCTGATCCGCCCCACGGGGCTGGTGGACCCGCCGCTGGAGGTGCGGGTGACGCTGAACCAGATCGACGACCTGATCGAGGAGATCGACAAGCGGGTGAAGAACGACGACAAGGTGCTCGTGACGACCATCACCAAACGGATGGCCGAGGAGCTCTCGAAATACTTCGACCGCGTGGGGGTGCGCAACCGCTACATCCACTCGGACGTCGACACGCTGGAGCGGATCCAGATCCTGGAGGACCTGCGCAACGGCCTGTTCGACGTGCTGGTGGGTGTGAACCTGCTGCGCGAGGGTCTGGACCTTCCGGAGGTGGCGCTGGTGGCGATTCTGGACGCCGACAAGGAGGGTTTTCTGCGCAACGTGCGGTCGCTGACGCAGATCGCCGGGCGTGCCGCGCGCCACTCGCAGGGCAACGTGATCCTCTACGCCGACACCTGCACGGAGTCGATGCGCTACGCCATCGAGCAGAGCAACCGCCGCCGCGAGAAGCAGGTGCGTTTCAACATGGAGCACGAGATGCTGCCGCGGCGGGCGCAGAAGAGCGGTTCGGGGCCGAGTGCGCTGCTGGCGGGACGCGAAGCCGCGGAGTGCGGCATCCCGACAGCCTACCCCGTCATGGAAGAGCACTACGCCACGGCCGCCGACGTGCAGAAGGGCTATACGGCCTGCACCCTAACTGCCGGTCTGGGCGAAAATCTCGACGAACTGATCGACCGGGCGCGCGAAAATATGGAACGGGCCGCCAAGTCGCTGGATTTCCTGGCAGCGGCGAAGTTCCGCGACCGGATGTACGAACTGCAGAAACTCCGCGAGGAGAACCAGCGATAG
- a CDS encoding GtrA family protein, with product MRLAEGITRLIDRLYIRPVAAILPRQVFRYAACGGFTYLVFDPVCYSLLYNFLVGYRFFDLGFVVISPHIAAMVLVFPCTFFVGFWLNRYVAFRRSPVGAGAQLFRYLLSIVGSILLTYAGLKLFVEVCGIWPTPAKVITTLLTTVYSFLAAKYFTFRHAEKG from the coding sequence ATGCGTCTGGCAGAGGGGATAACGCGGTTGATCGACCGGCTCTACATCCGGCCCGTTGCGGCCATCCTGCCCCGGCAGGTATTCCGCTATGCCGCCTGCGGAGGTTTCACCTATCTGGTTTTCGATCCGGTCTGCTACTCGCTGCTCTACAATTTCCTGGTCGGCTATCGCTTCTTCGACCTGGGTTTCGTGGTCATTTCGCCGCACATCGCCGCGATGGTGCTTGTCTTTCCCTGCACCTTCTTCGTGGGATTCTGGCTCAACCGTTACGTCGCTTTCCGCCGTTCGCCCGTCGGTGCCGGAGCGCAACTGTTCCGTTATCTGTTGTCGATCGTGGGGTCGATCCTGCTGACCTATGCCGGATTGAAGCTCTTCGTCGAGGTGTGCGGCATCTGGCCCACGCCCGCCAAGGTGATTACCACGCTGCTGACGACCGTATACAGTTTCCTTGCGGCCAAGTATTTCACCTTCCGCCACGCCGAAAAGGGTTGA
- a CDS encoding S24 family peptidase yields MREKRNNWFRIEAVIKWANMSTNYFARYIGLARGENLYQIKRGNNGISLDVADRIVAKFPQIDKLWLLTGEGQMFSDGSLRGPQIPYYDVDVEQGISNLEHLEAQSNLIIPPVGGCDLAMSYTGRAMGDRVPPGTIVLLKAVDRDAIIPGEEYVIVCRKIVTLRIVRAAEEEGKVRLVAGDREHYDDIVLNDSDIVSVYKVKAKLIINN; encoded by the coding sequence ATGCGTGAAAAGCGGAATAATTGGTTTAGAATTGAGGCGGTGATTAAATGGGCGAATATGTCGACCAACTATTTTGCTCGCTATATCGGCCTTGCAAGAGGCGAAAACCTCTATCAGATCAAACGCGGGAACAACGGCATTTCGCTCGACGTGGCGGATCGGATCGTCGCCAAGTTCCCCCAGATCGACAAACTGTGGCTTCTGACCGGAGAGGGGCAGATGTTCTCCGACGGATCGCTCCGCGGTCCCCAGATCCCCTATTACGATGTAGATGTCGAACAGGGAATCTCCAACCTGGAACACCTGGAGGCTCAGAGCAATCTGATCATTCCGCCCGTCGGAGGGTGCGACCTGGCCATGTCATACACCGGGCGTGCCATGGGCGACCGCGTGCCCCCGGGAACCATCGTCCTCCTGAAGGCCGTAGACCGTGATGCAATTATTCCTGGTGAAGAATATGTGATTGTCTGCCGAAAAATTGTAACTTTGCGCATAGTTCGTGCCGCAGAGGAGGAGGGCAAAGTCCGCCTCGTGGCCGGAGACCGGGAACACTATGACGATATTGTCTTGAACGACAGCGATATAGTCTCGGTCTACAAAGTGAAGGCTAAATTGATAATCAACAACTAA
- the ruvB gene encoding Holliday junction branch migration DNA helicase RuvB, with amino-acid sequence MSIVRNTESDLEFENRIRPQELENFAGQEKIVENLRVFIKAALMRGDSLDHVLLHGPPGLGKTTLANIIANEMGAQLRVTSGPVLDKPGDLAGLLTNLNPGDVLFIDEIHRLSPIVEEYLYSAMEDFKIDIVLDKGPSARSIQIELAPFTLIGATTRSGLLTSPLRARFGIQCHLEYYDAGVLAGIVRRSARILDVSIDDDAAREVALRSRGTPRIANALLRRVRDFAMVKGEGHIDLPITRVALSALNIDSRGLDHMDNKILGTIIEKFNGGPVGLNTIATAVGEEAGTIEEVYEPFLIKEGFLKRTPRGREATPLAWEHLGYGAPGGGDATLF; translated from the coding sequence ATGTCCATCGTACGCAATACCGAAAGCGACCTCGAATTCGAGAATCGGATCCGCCCGCAGGAGTTGGAGAACTTCGCCGGGCAGGAGAAGATCGTCGAAAACCTGCGGGTCTTCATCAAGGCTGCGCTCATGCGCGGCGACTCGCTCGACCATGTGCTGCTGCACGGGCCTCCGGGCCTGGGCAAGACGACCCTGGCGAACATCATCGCCAACGAAATGGGGGCGCAACTGCGCGTGACGTCGGGTCCGGTGCTGGACAAGCCGGGCGACCTGGCGGGGTTGCTCACGAACCTCAACCCGGGGGACGTGCTCTTCATCGACGAGATCCACCGCCTGAGCCCCATTGTCGAGGAGTACCTCTACTCGGCGATGGAGGATTTCAAGATCGACATCGTACTGGACAAGGGTCCCTCGGCGCGTTCGATCCAGATCGAGCTGGCTCCCTTCACCCTGATCGGCGCCACGACGCGCAGCGGCCTGCTGACCTCGCCCCTGCGGGCGCGGTTCGGCATCCAGTGCCACCTGGAATACTACGACGCCGGGGTTCTTGCGGGGATCGTGCGGCGTTCGGCGCGGATTCTCGACGTCTCGATCGACGACGATGCGGCCCGCGAGGTAGCCCTGCGTTCGCGCGGCACGCCGCGTATCGCCAATGCGCTGCTGCGGCGCGTGCGGGACTTCGCCATGGTCAAGGGCGAGGGGCACATCGACCTGCCGATCACGCGGGTGGCGCTCTCGGCGCTGAACATCGACTCGCGGGGGCTGGACCACATGGACAACAAGATCCTGGGGACGATCATCGAGAAGTTCAACGGCGGGCCGGTGGGTCTGAACACGATCGCCACGGCCGTCGGCGAGGAGGCCGGGACGATCGAGGAGGTCTACGAGCCGTTCCTGATCAAGGAGGGGTTCCTGAAACGCACGCCGCGGGGCCGCGAGGCGACACCGCTGGCGTGGGAACACCTGGGCTACGGCGCTCCGGGCGGCGGCGATGCCACCCTCTTCTGA
- the lgt gene encoding prolipoprotein diacylglyceryl transferase — protein MIQPLSIVWDFDPVLFRIGTFDIRYYGLMWALAILIGAKFFDNFCKREGLPSKVSESIFVYGTIATILGARLGHCLFYDPVGYLSQPWTIITGFRDGGMASHGAAIGLLIGLWLFSRKNKLPYVWSLDRIMIPVGIGGAIVRLGNLFNSEIFGRATTLPWGFEFVRSHKWVTEYAPAAVHPTQIYEAICYVVTFVILYWLYYRRDMARRRPGILFGIGLIGVFLTRFFLEFIKTEQEDFEIGWALDMGQWLSIPFIVLGIYMIWRGMKHPEVVVAAPKSAAAVSDLNRHAAGHGAGSGAGGGTPKTAAANSAPKSFHKKRRK, from the coding sequence TTGATACAACCGCTTTCGATCGTATGGGATTTCGATCCGGTGCTCTTCCGCATCGGGACGTTCGATATCCGCTATTACGGACTGATGTGGGCGCTGGCCATCCTGATCGGCGCCAAATTCTTCGATAACTTCTGCAAACGCGAAGGGCTTCCCTCGAAAGTCTCCGAGTCGATCTTCGTCTACGGAACGATCGCCACGATCCTCGGGGCGCGCCTCGGACACTGCCTCTTCTACGATCCCGTGGGCTACCTCTCGCAACCCTGGACCATCATCACCGGATTCCGCGACGGCGGAATGGCCAGCCACGGTGCGGCCATCGGTCTGTTGATCGGCCTCTGGCTCTTCTCCCGCAAGAACAAACTGCCCTATGTCTGGTCGCTGGACCGCATCATGATTCCCGTGGGGATCGGCGGCGCCATCGTCCGGCTGGGCAACCTCTTCAATTCGGAGATATTCGGGCGCGCTACCACGCTGCCCTGGGGCTTCGAGTTCGTGCGTTCGCACAAGTGGGTGACCGAGTACGCCCCGGCTGCCGTGCATCCCACGCAGATCTACGAGGCGATCTGCTATGTGGTGACCTTCGTGATCCTCTACTGGCTCTATTACCGCAGGGATATGGCGCGTCGGCGTCCCGGCATCCTGTTCGGCATCGGACTGATCGGGGTCTTCCTCACGCGTTTCTTCCTCGAATTCATCAAGACCGAACAGGAGGATTTCGAGATCGGCTGGGCCCTCGACATGGGGCAATGGCTCAGCATTCCCTTCATCGTGCTGGGCATCTATATGATCTGGCGGGGCATGAAGCATCCGGAGGTCGTGGTGGCGGCTCCGAAATCGGCCGCTGCAGTATCGGACCTGAACCGTCATGCCGCAGGACATGGTGCCGGGAGCGGCGCCGGAGGTGGCACTCCGAAGACGGCGGCGGCGAACTCCGCCCCGAAATCGTTCCATAAAAAGAGACGGAAATGA
- a CDS encoding GNAT family protein, with product MTSLEGSLTRLRAVEPADVELLYTWENDPAVWAVSGTTEPFSREQIERFISRQLEGGDLLRTGQLRLMIEVPEPAGAAGTAETRTEAEPGMADEAKAANPNRTARTFRTIGTLDLFEYDPLHGRAGLGILIYDRDDRCRGYAADAVERLCRYAREGLRMHQLWCNVGADNEASLGLFRKLGFREVGTKRDWLWTPDGYRDEVLLQKILK from the coding sequence GTGACGTCACTCGAAGGGAGCCTGACCCGCCTGCGGGCCGTGGAACCGGCGGATGTCGAACTCCTCTACACGTGGGAGAACGATCCGGCGGTCTGGGCGGTGAGCGGCACGACGGAACCCTTTTCGCGGGAGCAGATCGAGCGGTTCATTTCCCGGCAGCTGGAGGGCGGTGATCTGTTGCGGACCGGCCAGTTGCGGCTGATGATCGAGGTGCCGGAGCCAGCAGGAGCGGCGGGAACGGCGGAAACGAGAACGGAAGCAGAGCCGGGAATGGCCGATGAAGCAAAGGCCGCCAACCCGAATCGGACGGCCCGCACGTTCCGCACGATCGGGACGCTCGACCTGTTCGAATACGACCCGTTGCACGGACGTGCCGGGCTGGGAATCCTGATCTACGACCGAGACGACCGTTGCCGGGGCTATGCAGCCGATGCGGTGGAGAGGCTTTGCCGCTATGCCCGCGAAGGGTTGCGGATGCACCAGTTGTGGTGCAACGTCGGGGCCGACAACGAAGCGAGCCTGGGGCTGTTCCGCAAACTGGGGTTCCGGGAGGTCGGCACGAAACGCGACTGGTTGTGGACTCCCGACGGCTACCGCGACGAAGTGTTGCTGCAAAAAATACTGAAATAA
- a CDS encoding TIGR04076 family protein produces the protein MKRCKITILKRTLQEDLAREYAGPEFTRCPMMREGQVFYADYAKPEGFCDEAWKTIYQYVFALSHGAGTFYYGDWITKEGVAICSCNDGLRPVIMKIERTDEESEINYEPLP, from the coding sequence ATGAAACGTTGCAAAATCACTATTCTGAAACGGACACTCCAGGAGGATCTCGCGCGTGAATATGCCGGGCCGGAATTCACCCGTTGCCCCATGATGCGCGAAGGCCAGGTTTTCTACGCCGACTATGCCAAACCCGAAGGTTTCTGCGACGAGGCCTGGAAGACCATCTACCAATATGTTTTCGCCCTTTCGCACGGCGCCGGCACATTCTACTACGGAGACTGGATCACGAAAGAGGGTGTGGCCATCTGCTCCTGCAACGACGGATTGCGTCCGGTCATCATGAAGATCGAGCGGACGGACGAGGAGTCTGAAATCAACTACGAGCCACTCCCCTGA
- a CDS encoding malic enzyme-like NAD(P)-binding protein has product MDTKSKLDEAALRYHSEGHPGKIGIVPTKPYQTPYDLSLAYSPGVAAPSRAIAAQADDVYTYTGKGNLVAVISNGTAVLGLGNIGPLAAKPVMEGKSMLFKTYAGIDAFDIEVDATDPEEFIRAVKAIAPTFGGINLEDIKAPECFEIETRLREELDIPLMHDDQHGTAIISSAALLNGAKLAGKELSQLRVVVNGAGAAAIACAKLFVALGVRHSNVTLCDSHGVVTIYREDINRMKREFATTRKISTLAEAVEGADVFLGVSKADTLKPEMLRTMAANPIVMALANPDPEIAYETAMASRPDIIFATGRSDYPNQVNNVLGFPYIFRGALDVRATKINEAMKLAAAHALADLTREPVPASVLEAYGVGKMEFGRDYLIPKPLDPRLLTRVSAAVARAAVESGVARRPITDWEAYAAELQRKYAKK; this is encoded by the coding sequence ATGGATACCAAATCGAAACTCGACGAAGCGGCGCTGCGCTACCACAGCGAAGGGCACCCCGGCAAGATCGGAATCGTGCCCACCAAGCCCTACCAAACCCCCTATGACCTGTCGCTGGCCTATTCGCCGGGCGTGGCGGCTCCGTCGCGGGCGATTGCGGCCCAGGCGGACGACGTCTACACCTACACGGGTAAGGGCAATCTCGTGGCCGTGATCTCGAACGGCACGGCCGTGCTGGGACTGGGCAACATCGGGCCGCTGGCGGCCAAACCGGTGATGGAGGGGAAGAGTATGCTCTTCAAGACCTACGCGGGGATCGACGCCTTCGACATCGAGGTCGACGCCACGGACCCCGAGGAGTTCATCCGTGCGGTGAAGGCCATCGCCCCGACCTTCGGGGGCATCAACCTCGAAGACATCAAGGCCCCGGAGTGCTTCGAAATCGAAACGCGGCTGCGCGAGGAGCTGGACATCCCGCTCATGCACGACGACCAGCACGGCACGGCGATCATCTCGTCGGCGGCACTTCTGAACGGCGCGAAACTCGCCGGGAAGGAGCTTTCGCAGCTGCGGGTGGTGGTCAACGGCGCGGGAGCGGCGGCGATCGCGTGTGCGAAACTCTTCGTGGCCTTAGGCGTGCGCCACAGCAACGTGACGCTGTGCGACAGCCACGGAGTGGTGACAATCTACCGCGAGGACATCAACCGCATGAAGCGCGAATTCGCCACGACGCGCAAGATCTCGACACTGGCCGAAGCGGTCGAGGGTGCCGACGTCTTCCTCGGGGTCTCGAAGGCCGACACGCTGAAACCCGAAATGCTGCGCACGATGGCCGCGAACCCGATCGTCATGGCGCTGGCAAACCCCGATCCGGAGATTGCCTACGAGACGGCGATGGCTTCGCGTCCGGACATCATCTTTGCCACGGGGCGTTCGGACTACCCGAACCAGGTGAACAACGTGCTGGGCTTCCCCTACATCTTCCGCGGGGCGCTCGACGTGCGTGCCACGAAGATCAACGAGGCGATGAAACTCGCCGCGGCCCATGCGCTGGCCGACCTGACGCGCGAACCGGTTCCGGCTTCGGTGCTGGAGGCCTACGGGGTCGGGAAGATGGAGTTCGGGCGGGATTACCTGATTCCCAAGCCGCTCGACCCGCGTCTGCTGACCCGGGTTTCGGCGGCCGTAGCGCGTGCCGCCGTGGAGTCGGGCGTTGCGCGCCGCCCGATCACCGACTGGGAGGCCTACGCCGCGGAACTGCAGCGGAAATACGCCAAAAAGTAA
- a CDS encoding riboflavin synthase, translating into MFSGIVEGTAEVVAIRTDRQNKDFTLRADFCSELKIDQSIAHNGVCLTVVDITDDTYTVTAMKETLDRSNLGLLRVGDLVNLERSMKPDALLDGHIVQGHVDQTAVCTAKEDADGSWYFTFRYEPRGGGLCTVEKGSVAVNGVSLTVCDPTPDSFRVAIIPYTFEHTNFCRIEVGSVVNLEFDIIGKYIARLMQNYMK; encoded by the coding sequence ATGTTTTCAGGCATCGTGGAGGGTACGGCGGAGGTGGTTGCCATCCGCACGGACCGGCAAAACAAGGATTTTACGCTCCGGGCAGACTTCTGCAGCGAGCTCAAAATCGATCAGAGCATAGCTCATAACGGCGTTTGTCTGACGGTCGTGGACATCACGGACGATACCTACACCGTCACCGCCATGAAGGAGACCCTCGACCGCAGCAACCTCGGGCTGCTGCGCGTGGGCGACCTGGTCAACCTCGAACGCTCGATGAAACCCGACGCCCTGCTCGACGGACACATCGTCCAGGGCCACGTCGACCAGACCGCCGTCTGCACCGCCAAGGAGGATGCCGACGGAAGCTGGTATTTTACCTTCAGGTATGAACCCCGCGGCGGCGGACTCTGCACCGTCGAGAAGGGATCCGTGGCCGTGAACGGCGTCAGCCTTACGGTCTGCGACCCCACGCCCGACTCCTTCCGCGTGGCCATCATCCCCTATACCTTCGAACACACCAACTTCTGCCGCATCGAGGTGGGGTCGGTCGTCAATCTCGAATTCGACATCATCGGGAAGTACATCGCCCGCCTGATGCAAAACTACATGAAATAA